The genomic region CCTCTTCGATACGCTTGGCGATTTCAATTTCGCCTTCACGTGTGAGCAGCTCTACCGTGCCCATTTCGCGCATGTACATGCGCACCGGGTCGGTAGTGCGACCGATGTCGGTTTCCACAGCCGCGAGCGCTGCAGCTGCTTCTTCGGCAGCGGCTTCGTCGGTATCGGCTTCGGCCAACAAAAGGGCATCCGCATCCGGAGCACTCTCGAATACGTTGATCCCCATGTCGTTGATCATGCGGATGATGTCTTCCACCTGTTCCGGATCTGAAATATCCTCCGGCAGGTGGTCGTTGACCTCCGCGTAAGTCAGGTAACCCTGCTCACGACCACGGCTGATCAACTCTTTGAGGCGAGACTGCTGTTGCGCTTTTCCGGACATAACACCCTATCCACTGAAGGTCTTGGCGGGCAAAAAACAAGCCGAGGATTATACCTGAGCTATGACCTCACGCGCCAGTTGAGGTCGGGTTTGATGCAGGAATATCGCGTTTGAGCAATTCGAGCAGCAGGGATTTTTCCTCGCTGCTCAAGTCGCTCTGTCGCGATTTCCTGATAAGTGTTTCCAGCTTTCGCTCGCGCTGGCGGGCTGACAAGCTAGTTATGGTGTCGAAAAACTGTTGTTCAAGGTTTTCTCCGTCAATCAGCCATTCCTTTTCCGCCAGGCGGGTCAGCAATCGGCCCTGTTCGGTGCCGTGCCAACGAGAAAGCATCTGAATTGAGCTTAGCTTAGGATTCTTCTGTGCGGCCTCAAGCAAGGCCACCAGTAACTGGGTCGTGCTGTTGTCTTCATCGGCGAAGTGACCCGCCGTCTCGACCTTGCCGGCCAGTTGCGGGTGGTGGATCAAGGTCCGCACCGCAGCTTGTATAGGAGGTTCGACGGGCGCCGGCACTCTCGGGGCACGTGGCTGGTCGCGATCGCCACCTCGTTTGCCATTCTTGTCCCAGGGTTTCTTGTCCCATTTCTTGCCGCCGGCCCCGGGTTTCTTCGGTGTCCATTCCTGCTGGGGCGCGTAGCTTTCCTGCGGCTGATGGTAATCGGAGTAGTCCGAATGGCCCGCGTAGTCCGGGGTGAAACCGTAGTCGATAGCCGGTTCGTAACTCGGTGGCATCTGCGTCGGAGCGCTTTGAGCCAGCTGGTTGACGGTTTCGTTGCTCAGGCCGGTGATTTCGGTCAGTCGCTGGCGCATCAGGGTGCGCAGGTTGGCCCCCGGCACCTTGTCGATCAGCGGCGCGGCGAGCGTGGCCATGTGGGCCTTGCCTTCCAGTGAGCGCGGGTCGGCCTCTTGCGTCAATTGCTGGAAGAAATAATCGGCCAGCGGTTGAGCATGCTGGTTGATTCGGGCGCGGAAGGCGTCGGTGCCTTCCGCGCGGATCAGGGTATCGGGGTCTTCGCCTTCCGGCAGGAACAGAAAGCGCGCCCGGCGGCCGTCCTGCAGGCTGCTCAGGGTCGCCTCCAGGGCGCGCCAGGCGGCGTTGCGACCGGCCTGGTCGCCGTCGAAGCAGAACAGCACGTTGGGCACCACCCGGAACAGGCGTTTCATGTGCTCTTCGCTGGTCGCGGTGCCCAGGGTCGCGACGGCGTTGCGCAGGCCTTGCTGGGCCAGCGCGATGACGTCCATGTAGCCCTCGACGACGATGATTTCGTCGAGGTTGCGGTTGTTCTTGCGTGCTTCGAACAGGCCGTAGAGTTCCTGGCCCTTGTGGAATACCGGGGTTTCCGGCGAGTTCAGGTACTTGGGCTTGTCGTCGCCGAGTACTCGGCCGCCGAAGGCGATGATACGACCGCGAGTGTCGCGGATGGGGAACATCACGCGATCGCGGAAGCGGTCGTAGCGTTTGCCGGTTTCGGCGTTCTCGATCAACAGGCCGGCGTCGATCATCGCTTTCTGTTGCAGGGTATCGCTGGACAGGTGCTTGAACAGGTTGTCCCAACCCGGTGGGGCGAAGCCCAGACCGAAGTCGCGGGCGATTTCGCCCGTCAGGCCGCGGCCCTTGAGGTAGTCCACGGCGGCCTTGCGGGCCGGGTGGCTCTTGAGCGCCTGGCGGTAGAAGTCGGCGGCGGCGGTCAGCAGCGGATAGAGCGGCGAGTCGGTCGGCTGGCGGGGCTTGCGCCCACGGCCGTT from Pseudomonas asplenii harbors:
- the dnaG gene encoding DNA primase is translated as MAGLIPQSFIDDLLNRTDIVDVVSSRVQMKKAGKNYTACCPFHKEKTPSFSVSPDKQFYYCFGCGAGGNALGFIMDHDNLDFPQAIEELAKAAGMEIPREERDNGRGRKPRQPTDSPLYPLLTAAADFYRQALKSHPARKAAVDYLKGRGLTGEIARDFGLGFAPPGWDNLFKHLSSDTLQQKAMIDAGLLIENAETGKRYDRFRDRVMFPIRDTRGRIIAFGGRVLGDDKPKYLNSPETPVFHKGQELYGLFEARKNNRNLDEIIVVEGYMDVIALAQQGLRNAVATLGTATSEEHMKRLFRVVPNVLFCFDGDQAGRNAAWRALEATLSSLQDGRRARFLFLPEGEDPDTLIRAEGTDAFRARINQHAQPLADYFFQQLTQEADPRSLEGKAHMATLAAPLIDKVPGANLRTLMRQRLTEITGLSNETVNQLAQSAPTQMPPSYEPAIDYGFTPDYAGHSDYSDYHQPQESYAPQQEWTPKKPGAGGKKWDKKPWDKNGKRGGDRDQPRAPRVPAPVEPPIQAAVRTLIHHPQLAGKVETAGHFADEDNSTTQLLVALLEAAQKNPKLSSIQMLSRWHGTEQGRLLTRLAEKEWLIDGENLEQQFFDTITSLSARQRERKLETLIRKSRQSDLSSEEKSLLLELLKRDIPASNPTSTGA